DNA sequence from the Myxococcaceae bacterium JPH2 genome:
CGTGGTGCACACCGGCCGCGCCGAGCGCTTCCTGGAGGTGGACCCCGAGCGGCTGCCGCCCGCCGTGCGAGACAGCGCCCAGGGTGAGCTGTGGCGGGCCCTGGGCGTGCGCTCCGCCCTCACCGTGCCGCTGGCGGTGGGCCCGCGCATCGTGGGCGCGCTGAGCCTCTTGTCCACCCGCCCCCACCGCCGCTACGGCGCCGCGGACCAGGCGCTGCTGGAGGAGCTGGCCGCGCGCGCCGCGCTCGCCATGGACAACGCCCGGCTGCTGGCCGAAGCCCAGGGCGCGCTGGAGCTCATCGGCGTGGCGGCGCACGACCTGGGCAACCCGCTCAGCTCCCTGCAGCTCCGCCTGCGGCGCCTGCGCATGCTGACCGCGAGCACCCCGGACGCGCGCCTGCGCGACGGGCTCACCCTCGCCGAGGGCGAGACGCTCCGCCTGGGCCGGCTGGTGCACAACCTGCTGGACCTGTCGCGCCTGTCCGCGGGCCGGCTGGTGCTGGACACCGAGGAGCTGGACCTGGCCGAGCTGGCGCGCGAGGTGGTGGACCGCCACGCGGACCAGGCCGCCGCCGCTGGGTGCGCCCTGAGCGTGCGCGCCGACGATGGCGCCACCGGCCCCTGGGACCGCCAGCGCCTGGACCGCGTCCTCACCAACCTCGTCAGCAACGCCCTCAAGTTCGGCCCGGGTCAGCCCGTGGAGGTGCACGTCGAGGTGGACGCCCGCCACGCCCGCCTCGTCGTGCGCGACCGCGGCGTGGGCATCCCCAGCGAGGCCCAGGAGCGCCTCTTCTCCCGCTTCGAGCGGGGCCTCGCCGGCGGCCACCAGCCCGGCTTCGGCCTGGGCCTCTACATCGTCCGCCAGCTCGTCGAGGCCCACGGCGGCACCATCCGGGTCCACAGCCGAGTCGGGGAAGGCTCGGAATTCACGGTGGAGCTTCCCCGCCTCCCCGCCGCGTCCATCCCCCTCGCGGCCGAGGCCCGTGCCTAGCGCCCTGGGGTGACTCCACCCCAGGCATGTCTTTCTATCTCTTTGATAACACTCAGAGTTCAGTTCCCAGCGGAATTGTTTCTTAAAAGTTGAACCTGTCTGTTCAATACGGATATTCTTCGTACGGCTAAAAAGTCCTGCTCTCCGGAAAGTCGGAAACAGGACGGACGCCGCCCTCCTCGCCCCCCAGCGAACGAGGCCTTCGGCTCCACCGGCCAGGACGTCCCCCAGGCGTCCGCTTTCACACGTACGAAGGAGTTCCCCCATGGGTGGCATTGGAGCAGCTCGGACGCCTTGGACGCGTCTAGCGCGCGTTGCATCCCCCTCAGGAGTCCCCGGTCGTGCCTCGCTGCTGGCGATGTTGGCGGGCTTGATGGTGGCGTGTGGCGGGCAGGAGGCGGACGGCGAGCCGGCATCGTTGGAGTCCCAGGGACAGGCGCTGGCGGCGGAGGACGCGGACCTCGCGCGCCGGCCGACCCAGGCGCCCGCGGTGCCACTGGCCCTGGAAGTGAACAATGGCCAGGGCGTGCCCCTGAAGGTGCGCGCCGGCCAGGCCTTCTACGTGAACCAGCTGGACATCCGCGCGTCCATCAACGCCTTCAAGGACGAGGGCGTGAACGGGCTGCGCCGCGACGGTGACTTCACCGGCGTGGGCTGGATGGGCGTGCAGCAGGCGGACCAGGAGTTCGTGCTCCTGTCCAACGCGGACGGCACCTATACCCGCCGGCGCTTCTTCCGCGGCGCGGCGTGGATGGACCTGCCCAGCTTCTTCATCGTGGAGCCGGTGGACGCGCGCGGCTTCCTCACCGGCCTGCCCATCGTGCTCAACGCCGGCACCGAGCACGAGCGCCGCACCAACCAGGACGACTTCTTCATCCGCCGCTTCCGCGCCATCCAGTGGACGCGCGACTGCGTCAGCACCGAGAGCTGCGCGGGCGCCAAGGTCTTCGAGGAAGAGGCCCTGGTGGAGCTCAGAAACGCCTACGAGCACTCCAAGGCCCAGACGCTCACCTTCCGCGCGGACACCCGCGGCGTGCGCCTGCGCTGGAGCCTGCGCCCCGCCGCGCCCTGGCTCATCCCCGTGGAGCAGGTGAAGAACCCCGAGTTCGCCTACGGCTTCGGCATCGACATCCAGCCCCTTACGCCGCCGGGCGCCAACGGAACCTACGCCCCTGGGTCGGACATCACCTTCCAGCTCACACTTCGTGACGGCGCCGGCAAGCGACTTCACCCCAAGGGCAGCCTGCCCACCTACAATGAGACCGTTCCGCCCGGCGCCCCCGGCAACGCGGCGGGAATTCAGTATTATTCAGCTTTCTTCGACCCGACGACGACGTATTACCGGCGGAAGCACCGGGAGCGGATGATGATGACGCAGCTCATCGGGCCGGCGCAGGACATCCAGCCCATCCGCACCATCATCGACCTGGAGGCCTTCCTGGATGACTCGGCGGACGTGCAGACGGTGGCGACCCCCGAGCGCGATGGCGTCTATGGCCAGTTCATGACGTTCCCGCCGGCCAACAAGCTCTTCGGCGGCGCCTTCTTCCCCAACGAGGGCCGCTGGGACGCGCCCGTGAGCGACACGTGGACGTACCACATCCCGGCGGACGCGCGCCCCGGCACCTATCTGGTGTCCGCCAAGGCTCGCCGCGTGTACCTGGGTGAGGACCGGCCGGCGTCGCGCACCATCGAGATCCAGGTGGGCAGCCCGGTGCACACCGAGGCCAAGCTGACCACCGGCCCGTGCAACAGCTGCCACAGCCAGGGCGGCCAGCTGGCCGAGGTGCTGCACGGCAACGACAACCGCGCCGCGTGCGCGGCGTGCCACGCGCCGCTGGGCTTCGAGCTGGAAGGCCCCATCGTCGTGCGCACGCACTTCATCCACTCGCGCTCGAACCGGTTCGACGCGCCGCTGGAGAAGTGCTCTTCCTGCCACCTGACCCAGGACAGCACGCAGCGGACCAGCAAGGCCGCGTGTCTGTCGTGCCACAAGAGCTACCCGGACAGCCACGTGGCGAAGTTCGGCCCCATCGAAAGCATGTACGTCGGCGGGGGCCGCGAATCCTTCCAGCAGTGCACCGGCGCCTGCCACAAGACACACCCGGGCAGCGGCTTCTAGGCCGCCGCCCTTCTCGAGGAGGTTCTCCATGGCACAAGTGAAGATGCAGACGGCTCGCACCACACTCGCCGAGCCGGCCGCTGCCGCGGAGGACCTCCTACGACAACTCAACGGGCCACCGCCCAAGCTGGTGACGCTGTTCGCGGCGCGCAACCGCAATCAGCTGGAACTCAACCGCGCGGTGCGCGCGCGGCTGCCCAAGGAGACCCGCCTGGTGGGCGCCACCACCGGCGGAGAGCTGGACAACGACGGCATCCACGAGGACACCGTGGTGCTGGGCGCCATGTCCGGCGACTTCGAGGTGGGCCTGGGGCTGGGCAGCGGGCTCACCGTGGACGCGTTCGGCGCGGGCGCCGCGGCCATCAAGCGCGCGTGCGAGGAACTGGGCGTCCGGCAGCAGGACCTGAATCCGCGCCACTACGTCGGGCTCGTGATTGACGACGGCTTCCGCTACAAGAAAGAGGAGCTGCTGCTGGGCATCCTCGACAAGAGCCAGACGCTGGTGCTCGTGGGCGGCGGTGCCAGCGACTACAGCCGGGACCCCGCGCGCCAGTCCGCGCTGGTGCACGTGGACGGCGAGGTGGCCGGCGACGGCGTGCTGGTGGCCCTGTTCAAGACGAACGCGCCGTGGGGCGCGCTGCGCTCGCACTGGTACGTGCCCACCGGCGAGAAGCTCACCATCACCCGCGTGGACGAGACGCACACGCGCGCGCTGGAGATCGACGGCAAGCCCGCGGCGGCGCGCTACGCGGAGCTGTTGGACGTGCGCCCGGAGGACCTGGAGTTCGGCAGTCCGCGTGGCTTCGCGGTGCGGCCCACCGCGCTCAAGGTGGGCCGGGAGTACTTCATCCGCGCCGCGTGGCGGCCGCTGGAGGACGGCTCCATCCTGTTCGCCAACCTGCTCGAGGAAGGCAGCGAGCTGGAGCTGATGAAGATTGGCGACATGGCGGGCATGACGCGCGCCTTCTTCACCGAGGAGCTGCCGCGCCGGGTGCCCAACCCCCAGGCCACGCTCCTGTTCCACTGCAGCGGACGCATGTGGTACGCGGGCGCCACCGGCTCGGTGCCCCAGCTGTCAGAGGCGATGAAGGTCGCTCCCACGGCCGCTGGGATGAATGTGCACTTCGAGATCTACTCGGGGTTCCACATCAACACCACGCTGACCGTGCTGGCTTTCGGGGCGAACTGATTCATGGCCACCCAATCGTCTGTCGCGGAGCCCGTCGCGGGCCCTCCCTCCACCGTTCTGCTCGTCGGTAGCGAGCGGGAGTACGCCCTGGCCCGCACGGCCCTGGGGCGCGCGGGCGTCGCCGTGGCGCTGGAGGTCGTCAGCACGCAGCCGGCGCTGGAGGCCGCGCTCGTCCGCCCGTGGGTGCTGGTGCTGTGCGGCGCCGAGGCCCAGGGCCTGGACTGGGCCAAGGCCCACGCCACCTGGACGGCGCGGGGCCTGGAGCTGCCCTTCGTGGTGCTGTCCGGTGAGTGGAGCGAGTCCACCCTGTCCGCGGCCATGCGCGCCGGCGCGCGGGACTACGTCACCGAGGACCGCTACGGCCACCTGCCCTTCGTGGTGGAGCGCGAGCTGCGCCTGGCCACCGAGGAGCGCCAGCACCTGGACACGGCCAGCGAGCTGAAGCGCACCAACTGGATTCTGGGCAACATCATCGACTCGCTGCCCTTCGTCCTCTTCGTGAAGGACGCGCAGACGCGCCGGCTGGTGGTGGCCAACCAGACGTTCGCGGACGCGTTCAAGGTCACCAAGGAGTGGCTGCTCGGGAAGCTGGACCACGACTACTTCCCGCAGGAGCAGGCGGACTCCTTCGTCGCCATCGACACGGAGATCCTCGAGACGAAGAAGATGAAGACGTTCGAGGAGGTGGCCCGCGCCGGTGGCGTGGACCGCATCTTCGCCACGCGCAAGATTCCGCTGCTGGATGACACCGGCACCGCGCGCTACGTGCTCGGCGTCACCGAGGACATCACCGAGCGCAAGCAGAACGAGGAGATGCTGCGCGCGTCCACCTCGGAGCTGGCCGCGGCCAACCGGCAGCTCGCCGCCAGCCTGGAGGAAATCAAGCGCACGCGCGCCGTCTCCGCCCGCTCGCTGGCCAGCTACCAGCAGCGCGCGCTCCAGATGGAGATCATCCGCCAGCAGAACGAGGACCTGGACCGGCTGGCCCAGGAGCTGGCGGTGGCCAAGCGCAACGAGGAGGAGCGCGCCCGCGAGGCCGAGGCCGCCGCCCGCCTCAAGAGCGAGTTCCTGGCCAACTTCAGCCACGAGATTCGCACGCCGCTCAACGGCATCATCGGCTACTGCGACCTGCTCATGCGCGAGGAGGGCAACCGGCTCACGCCGCACGGCCGCCGCGACCTGGGCGTGGTGAAGACGAACGCGAAGACGCTGCTGGCGCTCATCAACGACATCCTCGACCTGTCCAAGATTGAAGCGGGCCGCGTGGAGGTCGTCACCGAGCAGGTGGACGCGCAGGAGCTGGCCGACGAGTGCATGGCCACGGTGAAGGAGTACCTCAAGGGCAAGGACGTGGCCCTCACCACGCACATCGACGACGTGGCGCGCATGGTGCGCACCGACGCGCTGAAGCTGCGGCAGATCATGCTCAACCTCTTGAGCAACGCCGCGAAGTTCACCGAGACGGGCGAGGTGGCGCTGTCCATGGCCTCCGCGGGCGGCGGTGAGCTGCTCATGAAGGTGGAGGACACGGGCGTGGGCATCCCGTCCGACCAGCTCCCCTTCATCTTCGAGAAGTTCCGTCAGGTGGACGGCTCCACCACGCGCAAGGTGGGCGGCACCGGGCTGGGGCTCGCCATCGTGCGCGAGCTGTCTCGCGTGCTGGGCGGCACCGTGGCGGTGACGAGCACCCTGGGGCGCGGCTCCACCTTCAGCGTGCGGCTGCCCAGCGTGCTCGCGGACTCGCCCAACCACCCGCGGCCCCACAGCGAGCGGCTGGTGCCGGTGGAAGAGGTCGCGGGCCAGCTCGCGCCCGTGGCGCAGCCGGGCAGCACCGTGCTGGTGGTGGATGATGATCCGCTCATCCAGCAGCTCGTCGTCGGCCAGCTGGAGCCCGCGGGCTTCAAGGTGGTGACGGCGGATGACGGCATCTCCGCGCTCAACCTGGCCCGCCAGGTGAAACCGCAGGCCATCCTCCTGGACATCCACCTGCCGCGGCTGGACGGGTGGTCGGTGCTCAGTCAGCTCAAGGGCGAGCCGACCCTGGCGGGCATCCCCGTCATCCTCGTGTCCGTGGAGGAGCAGCGCGCGCGCGGCTTCAGCCTGGGCGCGTGCGAGTACCTGGTGAAGCCCGTGGAGCCCGAGCGGCTGGTGGAGGTGGTGCAGCGCTGCCTGGCCTCCTCGGGCGTCACCTCGGGCTCGGGCACCGCCGAGGTGCTGGTGGTGGACGACGACGC
Encoded proteins:
- a CDS encoding PAS domain S-box protein, coding for MEALADTAESALVARLFAQHEAARGWLHHALIAGVLGLAGVGALGLVLRRSLEPLHNEHVQSERRLHLFMDGVSDYALCFLEPDGAVSGWSTGAERLTGWTSEDIVGLGVEVLHPEEALATGLPRSYRERAAREGRLQSEGWRLRRDGSRFWAETLLTALHDERGRLQGFAEVTRDITERRRVERMQALLVEAGRVLPPLASAPELGAALTRLCVPEMAEACVLYSEDDDGVVRPVAVTCADQGTRERLWEPLLGSPEADETGPGRVVHTGRAERFLEVDPERLPPAVRDSAQGELWRALGVRSALTVPLAVGPRIVGALSLLSTRPHRRYGAADQALLEELAARAALAMDNARLLAEAQGALELIGVAAHDLGNPLSSLQLRLRRLRMLTASTPDARLRDGLTLAEGETLRLGRLVHNLLDLSRLSAGRLVLDTEELDLAELAREVVDRHADQAAAAGCALSVRADDGATGPWDRQRLDRVLTNLVSNALKFGPGQPVEVHVEVDARHARLVVRDRGVGIPSEAQERLFSRFERGLAGGHQPGFGLGLYIVRQLVEAHGGTIRVHSRVGEGSEFTVELPRLPAASIPLAAEARA
- a CDS encoding response regulator; its protein translation is MATQSSVAEPVAGPPSTVLLVGSEREYALARTALGRAGVAVALEVVSTQPALEAALVRPWVLVLCGAEAQGLDWAKAHATWTARGLELPFVVLSGEWSESTLSAAMRAGARDYVTEDRYGHLPFVVERELRLATEERQHLDTASELKRTNWILGNIIDSLPFVLFVKDAQTRRLVVANQTFADAFKVTKEWLLGKLDHDYFPQEQADSFVAIDTEILETKKMKTFEEVARAGGVDRIFATRKIPLLDDTGTARYVLGVTEDITERKQNEEMLRASTSELAAANRQLAASLEEIKRTRAVSARSLASYQQRALQMEIIRQQNEDLDRLAQELAVAKRNEEERAREAEAAARLKSEFLANFSHEIRTPLNGIIGYCDLLMREEGNRLTPHGRRDLGVVKTNAKTLLALINDILDLSKIEAGRVEVVTEQVDAQELADECMATVKEYLKGKDVALTTHIDDVARMVRTDALKLRQIMLNLLSNAAKFTETGEVALSMASAGGGELLMKVEDTGVGIPSDQLPFIFEKFRQVDGSTTRKVGGTGLGLAIVRELSRVLGGTVAVTSTLGRGSTFSVRLPSVLADSPNHPRPHSERLVPVEEVAGQLAPVAQPGSTVLVVDDDPLIQQLVVGQLEPAGFKVVTADDGISALNLARQVKPQAILLDIHLPRLDGWSVLSQLKGEPTLAGIPVILVSVEEQRARGFSLGACEYLVKPVEPERLVEVVQRCLASSGVTSGSGTAEVLVVDDDAATRELVSRNLRRAGFSTNEARNGEDALLKARVSPPSLVVLDLMMPNLDGFEVLRRLRAEKLAVPVVVLTGKTLSHDEETLLRDGFAGFVRKGGHALEDVIAQAKGLLLSQRAASAGRLPRVLYVEDSAQNRDIVRRYLGGLFDLIEAEDGEHGLERATRDNPDLILMDLSLPRLDGWEVTRRLRALPSVTQVPVIAVTAHAGREYQDKAQAAGCNAYLTKPLDREQLLETIRKHLGRSHG
- a CDS encoding cytochrome C; translation: MPLALEVNNGQGVPLKVRAGQAFYVNQLDIRASINAFKDEGVNGLRRDGDFTGVGWMGVQQADQEFVLLSNADGTYTRRRFFRGAAWMDLPSFFIVEPVDARGFLTGLPIVLNAGTEHERRTNQDDFFIRRFRAIQWTRDCVSTESCAGAKVFEEEALVELRNAYEHSKAQTLTFRADTRGVRLRWSLRPAAPWLIPVEQVKNPEFAYGFGIDIQPLTPPGANGTYAPGSDITFQLTLRDGAGKRLHPKGSLPTYNETVPPGAPGNAAGIQYYSAFFDPTTTYYRRKHRERMMMTQLIGPAQDIQPIRTIIDLEAFLDDSADVQTVATPERDGVYGQFMTFPPANKLFGGAFFPNEGRWDAPVSDTWTYHIPADARPGTYLVSAKARRVYLGEDRPASRTIEIQVGSPVHTEAKLTTGPCNSCHSQGGQLAEVLHGNDNRAACAACHAPLGFELEGPIVVRTHFIHSRSNRFDAPLEKCSSCHLTQDSTQRTSKAACLSCHKSYPDSHVAKFGPIESMYVGGGRESFQQCTGACHKTHPGSGF
- a CDS encoding FIST C-terminal domain-containing protein — translated: MAQVKMQTARTTLAEPAAAAEDLLRQLNGPPPKLVTLFAARNRNQLELNRAVRARLPKETRLVGATTGGELDNDGIHEDTVVLGAMSGDFEVGLGLGSGLTVDAFGAGAAAIKRACEELGVRQQDLNPRHYVGLVIDDGFRYKKEELLLGILDKSQTLVLVGGGASDYSRDPARQSALVHVDGEVAGDGVLVALFKTNAPWGALRSHWYVPTGEKLTITRVDETHTRALEIDGKPAAARYAELLDVRPEDLEFGSPRGFAVRPTALKVGREYFIRAAWRPLEDGSILFANLLEEGSELELMKIGDMAGMTRAFFTEELPRRVPNPQATLLFHCSGRMWYAGATGSVPQLSEAMKVAPTAAGMNVHFEIYSGFHINTTLTVLAFGAN